The Stigmatella ashevillena genomic sequence ATCAGCACGTCCTGTTCGCCTGTGGCCAGCGCGACGAACGCGGGGCCCGGGCAGTAGCCCACGAGTCCCCAGCCCACGCCGAACAGTGCGGCCCCTGTGACGAGTGAGCCGTCTACCCGTGAATGGGACGGGGAGGCAAACCGGGCGGCCAACACGGGGGCCTTCCAACGCCGACTCCATCGAAGGAAGAGGGCATGCACGCCCAACGCCCCGCCCATGACCAGGGCCAACGACGGATCCCACCTGCCCATGACGTCCAGGAAACCCAGCACCTTCTCAGGGTGTGTCATCCCTCCCAGCCCAAGGCCGAGTGCAAAGAGGACACCCACAAGCCCCGCGCTCACGATGGCCTTCATCCCGCACTTCCCAGCACGTGGCGAACGAAGAAGACCGTCAGAGCCCCCGTGGCCATGAACGTCAGCGTGGCGACGAACGACCGCCTCGAGCCCCTTGCAAGGCCGCACACTCCATGACCGCTGGTGCAGCCATTTCCCAGCCGCGTGCCCACGCCTACCAGCAACCCAGCGGCCACCAGCCATCCTGACCCGGGGGCATGGGACGTCC encodes the following:
- a CDS encoding DUF6691 family protein produces the protein MKAIVSAGLVGVLFALGLGLGGMTHPEKVLGFLDVMGRWDPSLALVMGGALGVHALFLRWSRRWKAPVLAARFASPSHSRVDGSLVTGAALFGVGWGLVGYCPGPAFVALATGEQDVLMFALSMLAGMLLFRFWTRFRASVGGSPDAPRPDCAQ
- a CDS encoding YeeE/YedE family protein, whose translation is MSSLLLPLLGGALIGLSASLLLLFNGRIAGISGIAGGLFGGMKGERGWRLAFLGGLVGGGLLLRVVWPETLGTSHAPGSGWLVAAGLLVGVGTRLGNGCTSGHGVCGLARGSRRSFVATLTFMATGALTVFFVRHVLGSAG